One Gossypium hirsutum isolate 1008001.06 chromosome A08, Gossypium_hirsutum_v2.1, whole genome shotgun sequence genomic window, CCAAACTTTGGCCTCTTTTTCCTTAGCCAAAACCATCCACTCTCACATGATAACTTTTGGTTTCCACCCACGTGGCCACCTTCTCAACCGTCTCATTGATGTTTATGGTAAATCATCAAAGACTATCTATGCTCACCACCTGTTCGATCAAATTCCTGAACCGGAtatagcttcaagaacatctttGCTTTTAGCTTATTCTTTATCAGGCGACGTTAAAACAGCGCAGAAAATGTTCGAAGAAACTCCTTTGAGCATCCGAGACAGTGTTTTCTACAACGCGATGATCACAGGATATTCGCGCAATGAAGATGGTAATTCTTGTATTGAACTGTTTCGCCAGATGTTACGTGATGAATTTAGGCCCGATGATTTTACTTTCACTACTGTTTTAGGTGGATTGGCTCGTGTTGTCAATAAAGTAATGCAATGTAAGCAATTGCATGGCTTAGTTTTGAAGACGGGTACAGGGTTTTTTACTTCGGTTTTAAATGCACTAGTTTCTGTTTATGTTAACTGTGGACTAATGTTTGAAGCTAGGAAGTTATTTGATGAGATAGATACGAAAGATGAGTTGTCATGGACAACGATTGTTACAGGGTATGTCAGGAATGATGAACTTGATGCAGCTAGAGAGTTGGTCGATGGGATGAGTGAAAAGTTGGCAGTTGCTTGGAATGCAATGATTTCAGGGTACGTACATTGCAATCGTTATGATGAAGCAGTAGATATGTTTAGGAACATGTATTTCATGGGAATTAAAATTGATGAATTTGCATATACCAGTGTTATTAGTTGTTGTGCTAATGCTGGATTATTTCATCTTGGGAAGCAAGTACATTGTTACGTTTTGAGGACAGAGGCTAAGCCTACCGTTGATTTTTCGTTGCCTGTGAATAATGCATTAATTACATTGTATTGTAAATGTGATAAAGTGGATTGGGCACGGCGGATTTTTGATAACATGCCTGTAAGAGACATTGTTTCGTGGAATGCAATCTTATCTGGCTATGTGAATGCCGGTCGTATTGATGAAGGCAGGTTTTTCTTTAGTCAGATGCCTGAGAGGAACCATTTAACATGGAATGTAATGATATCAGGATTAGCACAAAATGGATTTGGAGAAGAGGGTTTGAAGTTGTTTAACCAGATGAAATCAGAGGGTTTTCAGCCATGTGATTATGCATTTGCAGGAGCAATCAGTTCTTGTTCCACTTTAGGAGCACTAGAAAATGGACGTCAACTCCATGCTCAACTTGTTCGTTTGGGGCTTGATTCAAGTCTCTCGGCTGGAAATGCGTTGATTACAATGTATGCAAGGTGTGGTGTTGTGGAAGCTTCCAATCTACTTTTCCTTACTATGCCTTATTTGGATTCAGTCTCTTGGAATGCCATGATTGCAGCTCTAGGCCAGCATGGGCATGGTATTCAGGCATTAGAACTTTTTGAGCAGATGTTGGAGGCAGGCATATCTCCTGATCGGATTACTTTCCTAACAATCCTATCTGCATGTAGCCATGCAGGTCTAGTGAAAGAAAGCcgatattatttcaatttaatggATAGGCTTTATGGAATAACCCCAGGTGAAGATCATTATGCCCGTCTTGTTGATGTGCTTTGTCGAGCTGGAAAGTTCCTAGAAGCAAATGATGTGATTTCATCAATGCCTTTTGAGCCGGGTGCAGCAGTTTGGGAGGCTCTTTTGGCTGGATGTCGGACTCATGGAAATGTAGATTTGGGGATTCAAGCCGCAGAACGACTCATTGAACTGATGCCACATCATGACGGAAGCTACGTGCTTTTGTCTAATATGTATGCTACTGCTGGGAGGTGGAATGATGCCGCAAACGCACGAAAACTAATGAGAGATAGAGGAGTACGCAAGGAACCTGGGTGTAGTTGGGTAGAGGTCGAGAACAAAGTCCATGTTTTCTTGGTTGATGACACAGTGCACCCTGAGGTGCAAGCAGTGTACAGTTATCTTAACAAATTGGTGCCAGAAATGAAAAGATTAGGTTATGTTCCGGACACAAAGTTTGTGTTACATGATATAGAGTCCGATCAGAAAGAACGTGTCTTGTCTGCTCACAGCGAGAAGCTTGCCGTAGCTTTCGCACTAATGAGGCTTCCTCGTGGAGCCACGGTCAGGGTATTTAAGAACCTTAGGATCTGTGGAGACTGCCATAATGCATTCAAGTTTATGTCAAAAGTGGTGGGAAGAGAAATTGTTGTAAGAGATGCAAAGAGGTTTCATCATTTTAGAGATTCCCAGTGCTCTTGTGGTGATTACTGGTAGGCACAATTTTTGTGAAATATGATTCATttataactttaatttttaaaaatccttGTATTAAACcattagataaatttattttaatataatttgtttaaaaaaaattcatgtcctatt contains:
- the LOC107928265 gene encoding pentatricopeptide repeat-containing protein At1g25360 isoform X2; protein product: MKGSDFIRTVANRYASQLQLCYPQTLASFSLAKTIHSHMITFGFHPRGHLLNRLIDVYGKSSKTIYAHHLFDQIPEPDIASRTSLLLAYSLSGDVKTAQKMFEETPLSIRDSVFYNAMITGYSRNEDGGLARVVNKVMQCKQLHGLVLKTGTGFFTSVLNALVSVYVNCGLMFEARKLFDEIDTKDELSWTTIVTGYVRNDELDAARELVDGMSEKLAVAWNAMISGYVHCNRYDEAVDMFRNMYFMGIKIDEFAYTSVISCCANAGLFHLGKQVHCYVLRTEAKPTVDFSLPVNNALITLYCKCDKVDWARRIFDNMPVRDIVSWNAILSGYVNAGRIDEGRFFFSQMPERNHLTWNVMISGLAQNGFGEEGLKLFNQMKSEGFQPCDYAFAGAISSCSTLGALENGRQLHAQLVRLGLDSSLSAGNALITMYARCGVVEASNLLFLTMPYLDSVSWNAMIAALGQHGHGIQALELFEQMLEAGISPDRITFLTILSACSHAGLVKESRYYFNLMDRLYGITPGEDHYARLVDVLCRAGKFLEANDVISSMPFEPGAAVWEALLAGCRTHGNVDLGIQAAERLIELMPHHDGSYVLLSNMYATAGRWNDAANARKLMRDRGVRKEPGCSWVEVENKVHVFLVDDTVHPEVQAVYSYLNKLVPEMKRLGYVPDTKFVLHDIESDQKERVLSAHSEKLAVAFALMRLPRGATVRVFKNLRICGDCHNAFKFMSKVVGREIVVRDAKRFHHFRDSQCSCGDYW
- the LOC107928265 gene encoding pentatricopeptide repeat-containing protein At1g25360 isoform X1, translated to MKGSDFIRTVANRYASQLQLCYPQTLASFSLAKTIHSHMITFGFHPRGHLLNRLIDVYGKSSKTIYAHHLFDQIPEPDIASRTSLLLAYSLSGDVKTAQKMFEETPLSIRDSVFYNAMITGYSRNEDGNSCIELFRQMLRDEFRPDDFTFTTVLGGLARVVNKVMQCKQLHGLVLKTGTGFFTSVLNALVSVYVNCGLMFEARKLFDEIDTKDELSWTTIVTGYVRNDELDAARELVDGMSEKLAVAWNAMISGYVHCNRYDEAVDMFRNMYFMGIKIDEFAYTSVISCCANAGLFHLGKQVHCYVLRTEAKPTVDFSLPVNNALITLYCKCDKVDWARRIFDNMPVRDIVSWNAILSGYVNAGRIDEGRFFFSQMPERNHLTWNVMISGLAQNGFGEEGLKLFNQMKSEGFQPCDYAFAGAISSCSTLGALENGRQLHAQLVRLGLDSSLSAGNALITMYARCGVVEASNLLFLTMPYLDSVSWNAMIAALGQHGHGIQALELFEQMLEAGISPDRITFLTILSACSHAGLVKESRYYFNLMDRLYGITPGEDHYARLVDVLCRAGKFLEANDVISSMPFEPGAAVWEALLAGCRTHGNVDLGIQAAERLIELMPHHDGSYVLLSNMYATAGRWNDAANARKLMRDRGVRKEPGCSWVEVENKVHVFLVDDTVHPEVQAVYSYLNKLVPEMKRLGYVPDTKFVLHDIESDQKERVLSAHSEKLAVAFALMRLPRGATVRVFKNLRICGDCHNAFKFMSKVVGREIVVRDAKRFHHFRDSQCSCGDYW